DNA sequence from the Paenibacillus azoreducens genome:
TCAGACAAATTTTTGGTTTTAAAAAAAAGATTATGTTACGCAAATGGGCAGTTTAGAGCCCTTATCCTGCCTTCTTGCGTGTTATGTTTCTTACTGTACTAAACTATCCAAATCCGGCTGTAATTTGGATCGCAGAACGTACAGCATGATGGCGCCAACAAGGAACGCGACGGCATCCGCAATGACGAGTGACCAGACTACCCCGTGGAAGCCGTTCATACGATTGGCGATAAACAGCACAGGAATTAGAGTAATTCCTTGAATAACTGACATCACAAACGCTGCTGTTCCTTGCGCCGTCGCTTGGAAGATCCCCGTAAACAACGTGGTCATTCCTGTAATGAACAAGGATAAGAACGTCACATGCAGAATATAGCTGCCCATTTCAATCAATTGCGGGTCATTCGTAAATAAACCAATTAAGTGGTCGGAAATAAGATACACAATGACGCCGAACACGACGGCTAACGCCACAATCACTTTGATCGTGAATCCAATGGTATGCTTCATGCGTAATTTATTTGCTGTAAAAGAGAAGGCAAGGAGCGGCACGACCCCCTCGCATAAACCCATCAGAATAAACTCAGGAAATTGCAATAAACGTGATGAAATTCCGTAAGCCGCTACGGCCGGATCCCCATATTCAACAAGGAAATGATTAAAGATAAGAGACATCGCTCCTAAGAAGATGCTCATAATAAAGACGGGAACTCCAATTTTGATTACATTGCCCAGAATGTCCTTGGTAGCCTTGAACCATTTTATGGATACAGTTAAGAATTGGCTCTTATATCTCATATGGAAGGCATAGAATGCACCCGCAACCAAGTTAGAAATGACCGTAGCAGAAGCAACGCCGATCACGCCCCAATGGAAGACGAAGATGACTAACGCATCAAGAATAATATTTACGACAACACTGAGAATCATACCGGTCATCGATGTGATTGCAGCGCCCTCCGAGCGCACGATATTCTCCAGCGTGAAGAATAATACGACGAATGGCGAACCTATAAGCATAATCGTGACATAGTCCTTCGTAAATCCGAAGGAGTCAGGCGTTGCCCCCAGGCCATGAACGATGGGATCGATCAACGGGAGGCCGACGGCTATCACAATAAGACCGAGAACTAAGCTGCTGTAAAAGGCGAATGAAGACACATGTTTTACATCATCATATTTCTTCTCTCCTAGCAAACGTGAGATAAATGTCCCGCCGCCTATACCAATCAAGTTGCCTAGTGCCATAATGATCGCGAATAACGGCAGGGTTAGCGCGAGTGCGGTTAACATTGCTGTATTGTGGAGTGTGCCGAGAAAATAGGCATTCAGGATGGAATAGATGACACTCATTGACGTGCCTAACATCATCGGTACGGCGAAGTGAGCTACGGCTTTGGCGATGGGTGCTTTCTCAAAGTATTGAAGGTTTTCTGCATCCATATGGATCACCACTTTCTGCTTTAATATTGGTCCTTCATCTAACGGTGTTAGTTTGAACCTTACAGTGTTAGATGATATCATGGATATATAAGCTTGTAAAGCATAAACTTACACTGTTAGATAAAAGGGTGGATACGGATGAAAAAACAGCAGCCTCAGATTTCGGAGGATAAGATACTGAAAGCCTCATGGGAGCTTCTTGGAGAAGAGGGTATCGAAAAGCTCAGCATGCGGCGATTGGCCGATCGGCTGGGGATTCAGGCGCCCTCTTTGTATTGGTACTTCAAGAGCAAGCAGGAGCTCTATCAGCGTCTTGCCAACCAGGTATCGAAAATCATTCTGGATGAGTTCCACTCCGAGGGGGACTGGAGGGAGCAGCTGACGGGGCTTGCGGTTACAGTACGGAGTGTACTTAGCCGGTATCCTTGCTCTACGCAGCTTATGATGATGACGCTGCCCCACGAACCGGACATCATCCGGTTCACCAACCGTATGCTGCTCTGCGTAGAATCGACTCCACTTGACCAAGAGCAGAAAATACAAGTAGTTCTCACCCTTGTGAACTATGTCTATAACTTTGTTCTGGATAATTATCAGCATCAGCGCAATGTCTCCGCAATCCTTAAGGAGCGGAAAGATCTTCCAGGAGGAGAAATGCTTCACCTCCTGGACTCCATGAGCGAGACGGAAGCGGGTCTGTTTCGGAGGATGTTCAAGAGTGGGCTATTTGAGCTGATGGGGACCGACAGTGCGTTTCAGTTCGGCTTGAAGTTGATTCTGCTCGGGATTGAGCAGGTGATAAAAAGCAGCTCTGAATACGATTCTTTGTGAGACGGAATGGCTTCGTTATCATAGCTTTGTTCAAGAATGGGATGAAGGAATTTGTATGGCAAAAATAGATAATGGGGCAGGGGATCATCTTATCATGTTGTTTTCCGTTGAAGGCTCCATCATCAAGGGTTTTGATCATGAATCCCAATTAAGCCCGTATGCACAAGACGAACATAAAGTATGGCCAGGTATCTATGATAACGTTCCAAGCGAATTATTATCTCATCTGGAGCATTCCGTTGGCCGGGTTGGAATTTTTCAGCGCATTTTGAAACTGGCCGTAATGTAGCCGCAGATGCAAATTACATTGCAAGCGTCATCAAAGATTGTCCGCCTGAAATCAAAGATTGTGCCGAACGCATTCGCTTCGTATTCTCGCCTGATGAAGGACGGGATTTCACGAATCATATCATTTGGGCGATAGACTATTTGTCGGAGATACCAGGCGCAATCATTTTTGATGAAAGTCAAAAAGAAATAATTCGTTGCTGGTAAAGAGGTAGCCTGACTATAATAGGGGACTTCTGCACACTCGAAATATTAAATAAATTACAAGGGTTGAAATTGTTGCAATGGAAAATTGCAATCCGATTGAACTCACCTTTACCAGAAAGCTCTGTTGGAGTCGGTGAGTGCTTTGCGTATAAGCCGAAGCGGGATCCCAGGCGGATTGGTTTTTTATCCAGTCGGCGCACCGTTTCAGCTTTTCGGGTTGCAAGTACGTCGTTCTTCGATTTTAACTGTTTGATGCGCTCGGCGAGCAGGTCGTTGTCGGTCGTAGCGCTTTCGTAGCCAAAGGATATCGTAAATGAAACAGAAACAACGACCCGCGCACTTCGGGCATCTCAAGCATTGACAGGAATTAGCAGGTTATCGCTCTGCATGAAATATCTGTGCTTGCTCAAGTTATTTATTCATTTTGTTTGACTTCCAACTTTGCTCATGATTTAGCAGCCATTCTTTACGTGCAACTCCGCCACCATACCCACCGAGTTTGCCATCTGTATTGATTACGCGGTGACAAGGGACGACAATCGCCAGCTGATTGGCGCCGTTTGCTTGCGCTACCGCGCGATAAGCGGTGGGTTTTCCAAGCGCCAGCGCGATGTCGGCGTAGGAACGGGTTTCCCCAGGTGGAATCTGCTGTAATTGCTCCCATACGCTTCGTTGAAATGGTGTTCCAATAAAATGAAGAGGGGTCCTGAACTCGGTTAACGTACCCTCGAAGTATTGAGTCAGTTCTTGTTCAATCGATTGAATGGGTTTTGTTTGGCCGGGAATTATAGCTGCTTTCAATCTTTTTCTCAGTCGTTCAACCTCTCGTTCTAGTCCTCGACGGTCCACGAATTCCAGCAGAAACAGCCTGATCTCGTCGGATATGGCGATCATAGGGCCAAGCTGCGTGTCCAACCACGCTGCCTTGAAAATACGGCTGTCATCCAGGAGTGTAGGAGGTGCGCCCATTATGCGAGAGAATGCATCTCTAAATCCGCTACTGGAATCGTAACCTGAAGCTAATTGCGTATCGATAATCTTCTCCCCCAATCGGATGCTCTTTAAAGCCAGTCCCATTCGACGTGCCCGAGCGTATTCAACGAATGTCATGCCAAAGCGCTTTTTGAACTGACGGCGGGCAGTGGACTCATCGATGGATAGAGTCTTAAAATCATGCCCCTTCCAACGTTTCTCCGGGTTTTGCTCAACTGCTTCGACGAGTAGCCGGACGATATCCGAGACTTGATTCGGATGCGACATGGGTCGGCAGCGCTGACAGGGACGGAAGGAAGCCAGAAGCGCTTGCTGAGCAGTCTCATAGAACTCGCAGTTTTCGTATTTCGGTTTCCTAGCAGGACAAGTCGGTCGGCAAAACACACCTGTGGACGTGACACCAACGTAGAAGACGCCTTCATAGTCAGATCTTTTCTCGACAAGCGCATTATAATATTCGATTTTGCGTTCCTCATTATGGATCATAATTGTTGCACCTTCGCATTAAGAATGAGTTTATTATACCCTGCGCTTATGACAGCCGTAGCCGAAAATCAGGCATTAATTTTAAAGAATTGTATCGATATCCAAAGTGCGCTAGAACGTATCTTTCTAAAGAAAGAATCACCCGCTTGCATAAGAAGGCAAATAAAAAGAGACACTGATTATAGTGTCTTTTGTGTTCTTTCCTTTGTTTTTTTATTCCTGGATTCCCCATATCATTCACTTGTTTTTTTATTTTCCTCTAACTCAGCATTTAATTTAGCATTCTCTCTTAACAAACTTGCATTCTCTTCCCATAACTTTTGTACGTCTGGGACATCCTTGCCGGAAAACCAGCCGCATAAATCGTCTCTTCCTGCATACTCTTGCAATTGATCATGAATAACCAACTGGATATGCTGTACATCTTCAACATAAAATGTGGGTATTTCCTCCAACACTGATCGCTTAAACTCTTGAAGCTTCTGATAGTATCCTCCTAACTCAAAGTCATATGGCTTTTGTTCTAATGCTTCATCTGTGACAACAAAAGCAAACCTGGGTTTACCAACTTCTCCGGCATAATCATATTCCCAATGAGTATAACTCTTTGATTCATCATCACGAAGTGTTAAACCATAGAATCCTCCGAGAATTAGGATATATACATCAGATTCGTCGATCGATCTCTTAATAATTCCCATTTGAGTTTCCTTGAAGAATAGCCCAACTCCAGCAGGAATATGACCAGCTTCAAGTACAGCTTCTACAGCGGCATGTCTTTCCTCAACTAAATCAGCATAAGTAGACGATATGTAGACTTGTAGTTTTTTTCTCATAAGCCACCTTTATGAAATGAAATTAATATAAATCATACCGTTGGCTCACTCCATCTGTCAATATTTACCGAAATCCGCTTCTCTAGTATATGTCGCGGTTTTATAAAAATATTGTCCAGAACATTCGGGGCGTTGTAGCTTCCCCTTTCAGGGCAACCGAAAGGATTATGGACGCAAGAGTTTAAAGGAGTGCGGAGAGAAAAGAAGTAGTGTTACTTTATTAACGGGATTTCAGGAGCCTGTCGTCACGACAGCTCCTTTCGTGTTTTTAGCAGACAGACCCGTTAAGTTGAACCCTATCACAAGCAGGGTGAAAATTTTGTAGCAGCAGCTGCCCTTTTGGCGTGAAGGCAATGTGACAGAATATTGCTATTGTAGCCTCGATTGCCGCGTAGGCCATCACCTCTCCACAGGGGATAACTCTAGTTTATCGTCATGCGATTTCCTTGTTCTCTTCCCCTGTAATGTGGCTAGAACTACCCCGCAAATGATTAGAACGGATCCTACCACTTGCGTTAAGGAAATCGGGGTCCCAAGCGTGATATAACCTAAAACCATGGCAACAAACGGCTGTAAATTCAGAAACAGCGATGCTTTAGCCGCCCCTACTTTTCGAATCTGTCCATTCCAGATGACCGCGCATAAGCCCTGAATAAGCAGCGCCGATCCGATCAAGAGAACCCACCACCAGAAGCGGGGCTGGGCCTGTACGTGAGGCTCGCTCCAGATCGCTATCGGGTATACCGAAATGCAGCCCAGCACCGTCGTATACACGGTTGCGACCAATGCGTCCATACGTTCCGTCAGCTTTCTCATTAGGATCATAGATCCTGATAACGCCAGCATACAGACAAACATGATCGAGATGCCTGGAGTGATGGCAATTCTCAAGCCTCCGCCATGTCCAACGACGAGGAAGACGCCGGCGAAGGCGACAATCGAGCCCGCGGCCATGCGGATCGTAAATGGTTCTTTCAAAAATAAGCGGGCAAACAGCGCTGTGAAAATCGGAGCTAACGACAAGATGAGCGAAGCCGTCGTTGCATCCGTTGTCCGAAGCCCCGTAAAGAAAGAAACTTGATGCAGCAGCATCCCGATCAGGACGAATGGCACCAAATAAACGGAGTCACGTAACGTAATCTTCGTTAAGCGACGGGTTGCAGCCAAATAAATAAGCAGGAACACCGATGAAACCATAAGCCGGTATGCCGACAGGTGCAAGGCGGGAAATGCTTGCAGCAGCAGCGAGCCTAAGACGAAATTGCTCCCGTAAAGGGTTGCACAAAATAAGAGAAGCAAATAAGATCGCAAGCAGATGCGCCTTCTTTCAAAGAAATCCAAGATGATGGAGCGGGTTTAAATGCGTTTGACTGCGATAAGCTCTATTTCAATCCTGGCGCCTCTTGGAAGTTTAGACACTTCTACGGTTGTTCTGGCAGGGTGATGATCGCTGAAATATTGGCTGTACACTTCATTCATCTGTTGAAATTGCTCTAAATCCGTCATGAAAACGGATGTTTTGACAACATCTTCTAAGGAAAGTCCGGCTTCAGCCAAGACGGCCTGCAGGTTCTTTAGTGCTTGATGGGTTTGGTCAATGATGCCTTCCTTCAGATTTCCTTCGGCATCAATTGGCAGCATGCCCGAAGTGTAGACGGTATTTCCCAAAGCGATGGCTTGCGAATAAGGGCCGATAGCTGACGGTGCTTTTGTTGTTGTTATGGCGGTATGGCTCATCGTATTAAATTCCTCTCTGTCTTCTATAAATTTTGTAATAAAAGACCCGGGCCACAATGCCGCGGGCCTCTCTAATTAGGCGAGCGATATCATTAAAATCCGCTCTTGCAGCGGCATCTTTATTTCGCAGGTGCGTACGCTTCATCCAAGAAACCGCGGATGGCTTGAAAAGCCTGAAGTCTGTTTTTCTCCAGCAAAACCATGTGCGTCCCTTCTCCGATTTCGACCCAGCGGCGATAGGCAGCTCCTGTCAGGGAAGTGAAGAAATTCTGGGCTAATTCAAGGGGTACATCAATATCCCACTCGGCATGAACAAGAAGGACGGGAACGGTGATTTCCTTAGGATCATAGAAAGCTTTGCCAGCCGTCCAGTATTCGCGGATATCCAGGATAGGGCCATTGGTCGCCCGAATATGCTCAGGATGATCGGTTAGGCTCCCTGGATCGGAAGCAAGAGTGGCTTTGACCCATTGTTCAAACCAGCCCTCCGGAATCAAATCTCCGCGTTTATGTTCCGGCGCAGCGCTTAGCCAGCGTTCCTTCGTGCTGCCAACAGCAACAAGGCGATACGAACCAAGCGGACCTCCGGTATCGATCGGAACCGGTTTGGAGCTCAGCCATTGCGGAGCGACAAGCGTAAGCTTGGTTACCTTATCGTTGTTTTGACTGGTATAAGCCCCTGCAACCGTTCCTCCCCAAGACATGCCCAGAACATTAACCTTCGTTAAATTCCGGTGTTTCAGAACATAGTCCACAGCTGTGCCAAAATCCCGAACACCTGTTTCCGTACGGACAAGCGGTGGATTAAGGTCGGCAGGCTGCTCCATCTCAGGGGGTCTTGTCGAGCCGCCGTAGCCGCGAACGTCCACGGCGTACACGTCATAGCCATGGCTGGCAAGATAGTCCAGAAAAGTGAAGCCATCCAGCTCCACATCGTACAGACTGCCAATTGGATAGGTAGCGCCATGAACCATCACGATCGTTTTTTCGTTGGAGAAGGTATTCATGGAAGCTGGCCGTTTATTTCGTACATAAAGTTGGATTCCGGGTGTATCGCTTGGGATGCGAAGGTCTTCGGTAACGATATTTACATTATTAAGAAAACTATGGGTTGTCATAAGCTCAGCGCCTTTCGTATTGTGTTTGTGTCAGGTCATATTAAATAAAGTCCCACTTGTATCCGTCCCCGCTTCGAGTCACGTACCCCGCCGCGCTTTCCGGGAAATGCGTGCTGAAATAAATGACTGGACGATCCGCGATGTTCTCCAGTACCCGGAGCCGTGAAACTCGGGCCTGATCGGTAAATTCGCAGTACATGGAATTCCATTCGGGGTTAAAAACCTGGAACGGATGGTGCATCACATCGGCGCCAAATAAAGCTTCTTCTCCGCCGGTTTTAAGACGGATGGACATTTGGCCGATACTGTGGCCAGGCGTCGGAATGAATGTGAAAATATCAAGAAATTCCCCGCCCTCAGGGCTAATGGTTTGCGTTAAGCCGGCTTCAACAACAGGCAATACGCTTTCTTCGTAAACGTTAAAGTTGGCTTCGTTTGCTTTGTTGTGGCTGGCCTCACTTGAGTAATATTGTTGTTCCGCGAGGGGAAATACGTATTTGGCATTTGGGAACGTTGGTACCCATTTTCCGTCAACGAGCTTCGTATTCCAACCGACATGGTCCACGTGCAGATGTGTCAGCAGAACGTAATCGACTTCCTCCGGTGTAACTCCCGCCTCTTTCAACCGTTCGAGATAAGGGAGCTTGAGATTGGCGAGATCCGGATTTAAAGGCAGGTTTTTATCATTTCCTGTAGCCGTATCGATAAGGATCGTATGCTTCGGGGTTTTCACTACCCATGTTCCAATGCTAACAATAAGCTGAGAATTGTCATCGATCAGGCCGGCCGGAAGAGAGTCCCGATTTTCCTCCAGAAACTTGGGGTCCCACGATCCCGCAAAATACACTTCCGGTGGAACACCGTCAAGCATCATCTCCGTGACACGTGTAACGGTAACATCACCTACTTGATAGACCTTGGGAATTATATTAGTCATTCTTTTTGCCCCTTTCGTCCTTTTGACACGTATATATGAATCCGAATAACAAGGAACGGCTTTCCGTTGCCATCATGTGATTCGTGCCTCGTAACCATCGAAAATTTCGCTGTAAATGAAAATTATTCTGTTGAGAATGAACGATCTGTAGTACCCGGGTAAAATTCGTTCGTCAGCCCTAATAAAATAGTAGTCCAATAAAACTGATAAATCAACGTTTTTACACCGTAATTCCGTCCTAGTAAAAGGGCTTGATATTGCTCATGTTTACCCCTATTATAAAATTATGAATTTCGCTATCAGCGAAATTACTTCCGTAATTTAGGAGACTTACAAATGAACTCGATCGGTGAAACCATTCGAAGCACGCGAAAAAAACAGAAATTAACGCTCAAGAGGGTAGCCGAAGCGGCATCTGTATCCTTGTCTTTTCTCAGTGAAATTGAACGGGATAAGGCGAATCCCTCCATCAGTGTACTTAAGCGCATAGCGAACGCATTAAACGTGAATTTTACGGATTTGTTCGGGGAAGAAAAGCGAAGCATTGTCGTTAGAAAAAACGAGCGCAAACCTTTGGTGCATTCCGAGGGTTCTCGCATTACCTGGTACGCGCTCAGCCAAGGAAGCAGCAACAAAATGGGACCGATATGGGGAGTGCTGGAAGAAGGAGCATCTTACGGCGACGTCAGCGTCGGCCATAGCGATGGCGAGGAGTTTCTGTTTGTCCACTCCGGACGTTTGGAGTTTGTACTTGGCAATGAACGTTATACGCTAGAAGAAGGGGACAGCATCTATTATGATGCCAGAACCCCCCATAGTTATAAGAATATCTGGGATGGTGAAACGCTGCTGATAGCGGTTTCTACTCCGCCTACTTTTTAACAAAGTCAGCTCCAACGGTGATGAAATCGGAAAGAAAACATTGGCTGTGCGGACACATCGTTGTCCTACTTGTGGTTTTGAATGTGACCGTGATGTAAATGCCGCCAAAAACATTCTCAAGCGGGCAGTACAACAAATAACAAACGTTTCTTAAGACACGAAGGGCTAGGAATCAGCCTTTATGAGAGAGTGCGGCAATAGTCGGCTGTTAATGAAGCGAGAAGCTCTCCTAAATTATTGGGAGGGAGGTTCAGATTACACTTGACACCGTCGTATTGGT
Encoded proteins:
- a CDS encoding helix-turn-helix domain-containing protein, whose amino-acid sequence is MNSIGETIRSTRKKQKLTLKRVAEAASVSLSFLSEIERDKANPSISVLKRIANALNVNFTDLFGEEKRSIVVRKNERKPLVHSEGSRITWYALSQGSSNKMGPIWGVLEEGASYGDVSVGHSDGEEFLFVHSGRLEFVLGNERYTLEEGDSIYYDARTPHSYKNIWDGETLLIAVSTPPTF
- a CDS encoding TetR/AcrR family transcriptional regulator, encoding MKKQQPQISEDKILKASWELLGEEGIEKLSMRRLADRLGIQAPSLYWYFKSKQELYQRLANQVSKIILDEFHSEGDWREQLTGLAVTVRSVLSRYPCSTQLMMMTLPHEPDIIRFTNRMLLCVESTPLDQEQKIQVVLTLVNYVYNFVLDNYQHQRNVSAILKERKDLPGGEMLHLLDSMSETEAGLFRRMFKSGLFELMGTDSAFQFGLKLILLGIEQVIKSSSEYDSL
- a CDS encoding DUF4062 domain-containing protein, giving the protein MRKKLQVYISSTYADLVEERHAAVEAVLEAGHIPAGVGLFFKETQMGIIKRSIDESDVYILILGGFYGLTLRDDESKSYTHWEYDYAGEVGKPRFAFVVTDEALEQKPYDFELGGYYQKLQEFKRSVLEEIPTFYVEDVQHIQLVIHDQLQEYAGRDDLCGWFSGKDVPDVQKLWEENASLLRENAKLNAELEENKKTSE
- a CDS encoding bifunctional transcriptional activator/DNA repair enzyme AdaA codes for the protein MIHNEERKIEYYNALVEKRSDYEGVFYVGVTSTGVFCRPTCPARKPKYENCEFYETAQQALLASFRPCQRCRPMSHPNQVSDIVRLLVEAVEQNPEKRWKGHDFKTLSIDESTARRQFKKRFGMTFVEYARARRMGLALKSIRLGEKIIDTQLASGYDSSSGFRDAFSRIMGAPPTLLDDSRIFKAAWLDTQLGPMIAISDEIRLFLLEFVDRRGLEREVERLRKRLKAAIIPGQTKPIQSIEQELTQYFEGTLTEFRTPLHFIGTPFQRSVWEQLQQIPPGETRSYADIALALGKPTAYRAVAQANGANQLAIVVPCHRVINTDGKLGGYGGGVARKEWLLNHEQSWKSNKMNK
- a CDS encoding DMT family transporter; protein product: MRSYLLLLFCATLYGSNFVLGSLLLQAFPALHLSAYRLMVSSVFLLIYLAATRRLTKITLRDSVYLVPFVLIGMLLHQVSFFTGLRTTDATTASLILSLAPIFTALFARLFLKEPFTIRMAAGSIVAFAGVFLVVGHGGGLRIAITPGISIMFVCMLALSGSMILMRKLTERMDALVATVYTTVLGCISVYPIAIWSEPHVQAQPRFWWWVLLIGSALLIQGLCAVIWNGQIRKVGAAKASLFLNLQPFVAMVLGYITLGTPISLTQVVGSVLIICGVVLATLQGKRTRKSHDDKLELSPVER
- a CDS encoding RidA family protein encodes the protein MSHTAITTTKAPSAIGPYSQAIALGNTVYTSGMLPIDAEGNLKEGIIDQTHQALKNLQAVLAEAGLSLEDVVKTSVFMTDLEQFQQMNEVYSQYFSDHHPARTTVEVSKLPRGARIEIELIAVKRI
- a CDS encoding MBL fold metallo-hydrolase, which encodes MTNIIPKVYQVGDVTVTRVTEMMLDGVPPEVYFAGSWDPKFLEENRDSLPAGLIDDNSQLIVSIGTWVVKTPKHTILIDTATGNDKNLPLNPDLANLKLPYLERLKEAGVTPEEVDYVLLTHLHVDHVGWNTKLVDGKWVPTFPNAKYVFPLAEQQYYSSEASHNKANEANFNVYEESVLPVVEAGLTQTISPEGGEFLDIFTFIPTPGHSIGQMSIRLKTGGEEALFGADVMHHPFQVFNPEWNSMYCEFTDQARVSRLRVLENIADRPVIYFSTHFPESAAGYVTRSGDGYKWDFI
- a CDS encoding zinc ribbon domain-containing protein, encoding MAVRTHRCPTCGFECDRDVNAAKNILKRAVQQITNVS
- a CDS encoding MATE family efflux transporter codes for the protein MDAENLQYFEKAPIAKAVAHFAVPMMLGTSMSVIYSILNAYFLGTLHNTAMLTALALTLPLFAIIMALGNLIGIGGGTFISRLLGEKKYDDVKHVSSFAFYSSLVLGLIVIAVGLPLIDPIVHGLGATPDSFGFTKDYVTIMLIGSPFVVLFFTLENIVRSEGAAITSMTGMILSVVVNIILDALVIFVFHWGVIGVASATVISNLVAGAFYAFHMRYKSQFLTVSIKWFKATKDILGNVIKIGVPVFIMSIFLGAMSLIFNHFLVEYGDPAVAAYGISSRLLQFPEFILMGLCEGVVPLLAFSFTANKLRMKHTIGFTIKVIVALAVVFGVIVYLISDHLIGLFTNDPQLIEMGSYILHVTFLSLFITGMTTLFTGIFQATAQGTAAFVMSVIQGITLIPVLFIANRMNGFHGVVWSLVIADAVAFLVGAIMLYVLRSKLQPDLDSLVQ
- a CDS encoding alpha/beta hydrolase gives rise to the protein MTTHSFLNNVNIVTEDLRIPSDTPGIQLYVRNKRPASMNTFSNEKTIVMVHGATYPIGSLYDVELDGFTFLDYLASHGYDVYAVDVRGYGGSTRPPEMEQPADLNPPLVRTETGVRDFGTAVDYVLKHRNLTKVNVLGMSWGGTVAGAYTSQNNDKVTKLTLVAPQWLSSKPVPIDTGGPLGSYRLVAVGSTKERWLSAAPEHKRGDLIPEGWFEQWVKATLASDPGSLTDHPEHIRATNGPILDIREYWTAGKAFYDPKEITVPVLLVHAEWDIDVPLELAQNFFTSLTGAAYRRWVEIGEGTHMVLLEKNRLQAFQAIRGFLDEAYAPAK